In the Molothrus ater isolate BHLD 08-10-18 breed brown headed cowbird chromosome 26, BPBGC_Mater_1.1, whole genome shotgun sequence genome, one interval contains:
- the LOC118696882 gene encoding hippocampus abundant transcript 1 protein-like, giving the protein MTGEKKKKKRLNRSVLLAKKIVIRDGAGRQGIGEPSVYHAVVVIFLEFFAWGLLTTPMLTVLHQTFPQHTFLMNGLIHGVKGLLSFLSAPLIGALSDVWGRKSFLLLTVFFTCAPIPLMKISPWWYFAVISMSGVFAVTFSVIFAYVADITQEHERSTAYGLVSATFAASLVTSPAIGAYLSQAYGDTLVVVLASGVALLDIGFILLAVPESLPEEMRPVSWGAPISWEQADPFASLRKVGQDSTVLLICITVFLSYLPEAGQYSSFFLYLRQVIGFSSETVAAFIGVVGILSILAQTVVLGILMRSIGNKNTILLGLGFQILQLAWYGFGSQPWMMWAAGAVAAMSSITFPAISAMVSRSTDPDQQGVVQGMITGIRGLCNGLGPALYGFVFYLFHVELNEMAEVETLGKASKPNMANPTDESSIIPGPPFLFGACSVLLSLLVALFIPEHNLALRSGSHKKHSAGAQAHPHSPPAGGSDGKEPLLEDSSV; this is encoded by the exons ATGACCGGcgagaagaagaagaagaagcgGCTCAACCGCAGCGTCCTGCTGGCCAAGAAGATCGTGATCCGGGACGGGGCCGGC cGCCAGGGGATCGGGGAGCCCAGTGTGTACCATGCTGTGGTGGTGATTTTCCTGGAGTTCTttgcctgggggctgctgaccACGCCAATGCTGACG GTCTTACACCAGACTTTTCCTCAGCACACATTCCTGATGAATGGTTTGATTCATGGAGTCAAG GGTCTGCTCTCTTTCCTAAGTGCCCCACTGATTGGTGCTCTCTCTGATGTCTGGGGCAGGAAatccttcctccttctcacCGTCTTCTTCACGTGTGCACCAATTCCCCTGATGAAGATCAGCCCCTG GTGGTACTTTGCTGTCATTTCCATGTCTGGAGTGTTTGCTGTCAccttttctgtgatttttgccTATGTTGCTGATATCACGCAGGAGCATGAGCGCAGCACGGCGTACGGCCTG GTGTCAGCCACGTTTGCTGCCAGCCTGGTCACCAGCCCGGCCATCGGCGCGTACCTGTCCCAAGCCTACGGTGACACCTTGGTGGTTGTGCTGGCTTCAGGGGTTGCTTTGCTGGACATTGGCTTcatcctgctggctgtgcccgaGTCACTGCCTGAGGAGATGCGTCCAGTCTCCTGGGGAGCCCCAATCTCCTGGGAACAAGCTGACCCATTCGCT TCCTTGAGGAAGGTGGGTCAGGACTCCACAGTGCTGCTCATCTGCATCACAGTCTTTCTCTCCTACCTTCCTGAGGCCGGCCAGTACTCCAGCTTCTTCCTCTACCTGAGACAG GTCATTGGTTTTTCCTCAGAGACTGTAGCAGCCTTTATTGGTGTCGTTGGAATTCTCTCTATACTGGCTCAG acaGTGGTGTTGGGAATCCTCATGCGCTCGATAGGGAATAAAAACACCAtcctgctgggcctgggctTCCAGATCCTGCAGCTTGCCTGGTATGGCTTTGGATCACAGCCTTG gatgatgtgggcagcaggagctgtggctgccatgTCCAGCATCACCTTCCCAGCCATCAGTGCCATGGTGTCGAGGAGCACAGACCCTGACCAGCAGG gtgtggTGCAGGGGATGATCACTGGAATTCGGGGTCTGTGTAATGGCCTGGGGCCAGCACTCTATGGTTTTGTCTTCTATCTCTTCCACGTGGAGCTGAACGAAATGGCTGAGGTGGAAACGTTGGGCAAGGCCTCCAAACCCAACATGGCCAACCCTACAGATGAG AGCAGCATCATCCCTGGGCCACCCTTCCTGTTCGGGGCGTGCTCCGTGCTGCTGTCGCTGCTGGTGGCCCTGTTCATTCCTGAACACAACCTGGCCCTGAGGTCAGGCAGCCACAAGAAGCACAGTGCAGGGGCTCAGGCtcacccccacagccccccagctgGGGGGTCTGATGGCAAAGAGCCCCTTCTGGAGGACAGCAGTGTGTGA
- the C2CD4C gene encoding C2 calcium-dependent domain-containing protein 4C, whose amino-acid sequence MWLLERLRGVAENGGSRGAGTDESSRGSRYSNVLTPDKIPDFFIPPKLSAAPAEAEGSEVPAGAALGASVSEQDLAKRKAPRSPRPSSRSRSRTGGRHIIQIETAEDWTEGGTNVDPQAQTAMSLPYVPKAQTSYGFATLMESPHTRRKESLFHSEHSSLCPSPVTSPGAQRKAKLNGDSGRRTPADLGAALMHPGRYFSGGESDTCSSAESSPFGSPLLSRSVSLLKLFSQESQSKVIKLKHSVARNSSLSTDDSSADTSPSAQRRARSAPAGTQPPTAVLPLELPAGRERDREHSLRLSRGGSLRLAAEYDPSNARLRVRLVSAEDLYDALVDLRSINCCVSLCLNPGKLQKQRSTIVKNSRNPVFNEDFFFDGLGPGHARKMSLKLKVVNKGSSLKRDTLLGEKELPLTALLSCL is encoded by the coding sequence ATGTGGCTGCTGGAGCGGCTGCGCGGGGTGGCGGAGAACGGCGGGTCCCGGGGCGCGGGGACAGACGAGTCCTCCCGGGGATCCCGCTACAGCAACGTCCTCACCCCCGACAAGATCCCCGACTTCTTCATCCCGCCCAAGCTGAGCGCGGCACCCGCCGAGGCCGAGGGCTCCGAGGTGCCCGCAGGGGCCGCTCTGGGCGCCTCAGTGTCGGAACAGGACCTGGCCAAGCGCAAAgccccgcgcagcccccgcCCGTCCAGCCGCTCCCGGTCCCGCACCGGCGGGCGGCACATCATCCAGATCGAGACCGCCGAGGACTGGACCGAGGGCGGCACCAACGTGGACCCGCAGGCACAGACGGCCATGTCGCTGCCCTACGTGCCCAAGGCTCAGACCTCCTATGGCTTCGCCACGCTGATGGAGAGCCCGCACACCCGGCGCAAAGAGTCCCTGTTCCACAGCgagcacagcagcctgtgcccctCGCCCGTCACCTCGCCCGGCGCCCAGCGCAAAGCCAAGCTCAACGGCGACAGCGGCCGCCGGACACCGGCGGATCTCGGCGCCGCCCTGATGCACCCGGGCCGGTATTTCAGCGGCGGAGAGAGCGACACGTGCTCCTCGGCAGAATCCTCACCCTTCGGCTCCCCGCTGCTCTCCCGCTCCGTGTCCCTGCTGAAGCTcttcagccaggagagccagtCCAAGGTGATCAAGCTGAAGCACTCGGTGGCCCGCAACAGCTCGCTGAGCACCGACGACAGCTCTGCCGACACCAGCCCCAGCGCCCAGCGCCGCGCCAGGAGCGCCCCGGCCGGGACGCAGCCTCCGACGGCCgtgctgcccctggagctgcccgcgggccgggagcgggaccgggagcacagcctgaggcTGAGCCGGGGCGGGAGCCTGCGCCTGGCCGCCGAGTACGACCCCTCCAACGCCCGGCTGCGAGTGCGCCTCGTCTCCGCCGAGGACCTCTACGATGCCCTGGTCGACCTGCGCAGCATCAACTGCTGCGTCTCGCTGTGCCTCAACCCCGGCAAGCTGCAGAAGCAGCGCAGCACCATCGTCAAGAACAGCCGCAACCCCGTCTTCAACGAGGACTTCTTCTTCGATGGGCTGGGCCCCGGGCACGCCAGGAAGATGTCCCTGAAGCTCAAGGTGGTCAACAAGGGCAGCAGCCTTAAGCGGGACACGCTGCtgggggagaaggagctgccgcTCACCgccctcctgtcctgcctgtag
- the CDC34 gene encoding ubiquitin-conjugating enzyme E2 R1 isoform X2, with protein sequence MARPAVPSSQKALLLELKGLQEEPVEGFRVGLVDEGDLYTWDVAIFGPPDTHYEGGYFKARLRFPIDYPYSPPAFRFLTKMWHPNIYETGDVCISILHPPVDDPQSGELPSERWNPTQNVRTILLSVISLLNEPNTFSPANVDASVMYRKWKESKGKDREYTDIIRKQVLGTKVDAERDGVKVPTTLAEYCVKTKTPAPDEGSDLFYDDYYEDDEMEEEAESCYGDEDDSGNEES encoded by the exons ATGGCGCGGCCCGCCGTGCCCAGCTCGCAGAAGgcgctgctgctggagctcaaggggctgcaggaggagcccgTGGAGGGGTTCCGGGTCGGGCTGGTGGACGAAGGGGACCTGTACACCTGGGACGTGGCCATCTTCGGACCCCCGGACACACACTACGAGGGCGGATACTTCAAG GCTCGTCTCCGCTTTCCCATCGACTACCCCTACTCTCCTCCTGCCTTCAGGTTCCTAACCAAAATGTGGCACCCCAATATCTACGAG ACAGGTGATGTCTGCATCTCCATCCTGCACCCGCCCGTGGATGACCCTCAGAGTGGGGAGCTGCCCTCGGAGCGCTGGAACCCCACCCAGAACGTGCG AACCATTCTGCTGAGTGTGATCTCGCTGCTGAATGAGCCCAACACGTTTTCCCCAGCCAACGTGGATGCCTCGGTGATGTACCGCAAGTGGAAGGAGAGCAAAGGGAAGGACCGGGAGTACACAGACATCATCAG GAAGCAGGTGCTGGGCACCAAGGTGGATGCTGAGCGGGATGGAGTGAAGGTCCCCACCACGCTGGCTGAGTACTGTGTGAAGACCAAGACTCCAGCCCCAGATGAGGGCTCAGACCTCTTTTACGATGACTATTATGAGGATGATGAGatggaggaggaagcagagagcTGTTACGGTGATGAGGATGACTCCGGCAATGAGGAATCTTGA
- the TPGS1 gene encoding tubulin polyglutamylase complex subunit 1, giving the protein MMAAYEKRRAAAAPVSAGGSGLPEPGRAAAGGGGPAEGSAAEFLMRAGVTAMVREALLKVLEARPAEPVSFLAEYFERLVLAEAAAEPPGPPQRLARALWYVCLAHHSHRTAFDSNAGAAYEVLGCGGRRRAAGVDGRLYSELLRRICQRGAAPAEAAAELLRRVRCRDHEAVPFDVFRYGVLTCCVLLEFAAKADALFAVLGVGDSADSRLCQAVLRALEDALGAGHGPRPGRYLEAGSRLGPDRLALAMDQALQERKLGSSMSREEFLRKATALFIAKVKPVE; this is encoded by the exons ATGATGGCAGCGTACGAGAAGCGGCGAGCGGCCGCCGCCCCGGTATCGGCGGGGGGCAGCGGGCTGCCGGAAccggggcgggcagcggcggggggTGGCGGGCCGGCGGAGGGCAGTGCGGCGGAGTTCCTGATGCGAGCCGGCGTCACGGCCATGGTGCGGGAGGCGCTGCTCAAGGTGCTGGAGGCGCGGCCCGCCGAGCCCGTGTCCTTCCTGGCCGAGTACTTCGAGCGGCTGGTGCtggcggaggcggcggcggaaCCCCCGGGGCCGCCGCAGCGCCTGGCCCGGGCGCTGTGGTACGTGTGCCTGGCTCATCACTCGCACAG GACGGCCTTCGACAGCAACGCCGGCGCGGCCTACGAGGTGCTGGGctgcggcgggcggcggcgggcggcgggcgtGGACGGGCGGCTCTACAGCGAGCTGCTGAGGCGCATCTGCCagcgcggggcggccccggccgaGGCGGCGGCCGAGCTGCTGCGCCGCGTCCGCTGCCGCGACCACGAGGCCGTCCCGTTCGACGTGTTCCGCTACGGCGTCCTCACCTGCTGCGTGCTGCTGGAGTTCGCGGCCAAAGCCGACGCGCTGTTCGCCGTGCTGGGCGTCGGGGACTCGGCGGACAGCCGGCTGTGCCAGGCGGTGCTGCGGGCGCTGGAGGACGCGCTGGGAGCCGGGCACGGCCCGCGGCCCGGCCGCTACCTGGAGGCGGGCTCCAGGCTGGGCCCCGACAGGCTGGCACTGGCCATGGACCAGGCgctgcaggagaggaagctGGGCTCCTCCATGAGCAGGGAGGAGTTCCTGAGGAAAGCCACGGCGCTGTTCATAGCCAAGGTGAAGCCTGTGGAGTGA
- the MADCAM1 gene encoding mucosal addressin cell adhesion molecule 1 yields MEPAPVLLLLGSLWGCSGGPAQRLVVTPREPVVPFGGSTELNCSLACPGSRVEWRGLDTALGTISSFSTHSILHIRHATVATEGLKICEGKCHGQHYQESVRLKVYALPDTLRLEAAPHTLRPGHPANLTCSATRLYPLDGLVLTWYRGQQVVENLTGLDCKDADEEELCNIVSSLSVKGTEVAEGVEFRCEVTLHVGQETFSRVASLVASAEAVMTPTMATSTGSSSTATVATTSLPPGPGAPPGDPTTAQDPSAGTTLHLAAVTSSPSTEPSAPQDPMATTHTADVATSTLPAATGPPLGTVPTCSLQIWSLPPTGTRGRALRIECHARCPGNATVGWLRTPAALGQYREESAGSSSALRLDSAEPWHQGHYQCVLLGHRAQVASLEVLVVDDSFSSSPAIAMGTAGSLLGLIATAAVSRRLWKRFRSR; encoded by the exons ATGGAGCCGGctcctgtccttctcctcctcgGCTCGCTGTGGGGCTGCAGCG gtggCCCCGCTCAGCGGCTGGTGGTGACACCGCGGGAGCCCGTGGTGCCCTTCGGGGGCTCGACAGAGCTGAACTGCTCCTtggcctgcccagggagcagggtgGAGTGGAGGGGgttggacacagccctggggaccaTCTCGTCCTTCTCCACCCACAGCATCCTGCACATCAGGCACGCCACAGTGGCCACGGAGGGTTTGAAGATCTGCGAGGGCAAATGCCACGGGCAGCACTACCAGGAAAGTGTCAGACTGAAGGTTTATG CCCTCCCAGACACGCtgaggctggaggcagctcccCACACCCTGCGCCCAGGGCACCCTGCCAACCTGACCTGCTCGGCCACGCGCCTGTATCCCCTCGATGGGCTGGTCCTCACCTGGTACCGGGGGCAGCAGGTGGTAGAGAACCTTACAGGGCTTGACTGCAAGGATGCTGATGAGGAGGAGCTGTGTAACATCGTTTCCAGCCTGTCGGTGAAGGGGACAGAGGTGGCAGAAGGGGTGGAGTTCAGGTGCGAGGTGACGCTGCACGTTGGGCAGGAGACCTTCAGCAGGGTGGCATCTCTGGTGGCAAGTGCTGAGG ctgtGATGACACCAACCATGGCCACCTCCACGgggagctccagcacagccaccgTGGCCACCACATCACTCCCTCCAGGGCCAGGTGCCCCTCCAGGTGACCCCACGACAGCACAGGACCCCAGCGCTGGCACCACTCTGCATCTGGCTGCTGTCACCAGTTCCCCTTCCACGGAGCCCTCTGCGCCCCAGGACCCCATGGCAACCACCCACACGGCAGATGTGGCCACCAGCACCCTCCCTGCGGCGACAGGGCCACCTCTGGGGACAGtgcccacctgcagcctgcagaTATGGTCGCTGCCTCCCACCGGGACGCGGGGCAGGGCTCTGCGCATCGAGTGCCACGCTCGGTGCCCCGGGAACGCCACGGTGGGCTGGCTCCGGACCCCCGCAGCCCTCGGGCAGTACCGGGAGGAGTCTGCGGGCAGCAGCTCCGCCCTGCGGCTGGACAGCGCCGAGCCCTGGCACCAGGGCCACTACCAGTGTGTCCTGCTCGGCCACCGCGCACAGGTGGccagcctggaggtgctggtggtggaTG ATTccttcagctccagccctgccatcgCTATGGGCACAGCGGGATCGCTCTTGGGGCTCATCGCGACCGCTGCCGTGTCTCGACGGCTGTGGAAGAGGTTCAGATCTCGGTAG
- the SHC2 gene encoding SHC-transforming protein 2 produces MLPEPKYDRFRDEPLTAPMPSPAPAPCPAAGEEPEHGTTFCALLPRMPQWKFPGSSGFLGRGPAGASRDAPAAAESPSGLAAVLGACEPLCAAPCALPGGGRARGAAGRARGAAAAPAAGARPGGDEWSRKGSFIRKPAQGWLHPDERVLGPGVSYIVRYMGCIEVLRSMRSLDFNTRTQVTREAINRLYEAVPGVKGIWKKKAPNKALFSILGKSNLHFAGMSIAVNISVDGLNLMIPTTRQIIANHHMQSISFASGGDMDTTDYVAYVAKDPINQRACHILECCEGLAQSVISTVGQAFELRFKQYLHSPPKVVVPPERALAAEESAWGEDEEAAEHDYYNSIPGKEPPPGGLVDSRLRHIRTQPPSSVPSSQGGLAARRDPSSQLGPPWDVESQGQPCDGYLQADSHTLGPRDYEEHMYVNTQSLDAWEPELLAHGTAEESPKKDLFDMRPFEDALKLHECMAGGASSPPIEDQWPSPPTRKAPIAPTEEQLRREPWYHGRMSRRDAERLLQMDGDFLVRDSLTNPGQYVLTGMHSGQPKHLLLVDPEGVVRTKDVLFESISHLISHHRQNEQPIVAAESELHLRQVVQRKQ; encoded by the exons ATGCTCCCGGAGCCCAAGTATGATCGCTTCCGCGACGAGCCGCTGACCGCCCCCATGCCGTCGCCGGCCCCCGCTCCGTGCCCCGCGGCGGGCGAGGAGCCCGAGCACGGCACCACCTTCTGCGCTCTGCTGCCGCGGATGCCGCAGTGGAAGTTCCCCGGCTCCAGCGGCTTCCtcggccgcggccccgccggtGCCTCCCGGGACGCCCCCGCCGCGGCGGAGTCTCCCTCGGGGCTGGCCGCCGTGCTGGGCGCCTGCGAGCCGCTCTGCGCCGCGCCCTGCGCGCTACCGGGCGGCGGGAGggcgcggggagcggcggggcgggcgcggggggcggcggcggcaccggcggcgggggcccggcccggcggggatGAGTGGAGCCGCAAGGGCAGCTTCATCCGCAAACCggctcagggctggctgcacCCCGATGAGCGGGTGCTGGGGCCCGGCGTCTCCTACATTGTCCGG TACATGGGGTGCATTGAGGTGCTGCGCTCCATGAGGTCCCTCGACTTCAACACCCGGACACAGGTCACCAG AGAAGCAATCAACAGACTATACGAGGCAGTGCCGGGTGTGAAGGGCATCTGGAAGAAGAAG GCTCCCAACAAAGCCCTGTTCTCCATCCTGGGCAAGAGCAACCTACACTTCGCTGGCATGAGCATCGCTGTCAACATCTCCGTGGATGGGCTGAACCTCATGATCCCCACCACGCGCCAG ATCATCGCCAACCACCACATGCAGTCCATCTCCTTCGCCTCCGGTGGGGACATG GACACCACGGATTATGTCGCTTATGTCGCCAAGGACCCCATCAACCAGAGAG CCTGCCACATCCTGGAGTGCTGCGAGGGGCTGGCGCAGAGCGTGATCAGCACGGTGGGCCAGGCCTTTGAGCTGCGCTTCAAGCAGTACCTGCACAGCCCCCCCAAGGTGGTGGTACCCCCAGAGAG ggcgctggctgcagaggagtcagcctggggggaggatgaggaggcaGCCGAGCACGACTACTACAACAGCATCCCGGGCAAGGAGCCGCCTCCAGGGGGCCTGGTGGACTCCCGGCTGCGCCACATCCGCACTCAGCCCCCCAGCTCCGTCCCCTCCAGCCAG GGTGGGTTAGCAGCCAGAAGAGACCCGAGCAGCCAGCTGGGGCCACCCTGGGACGTGGAGAGCCAGG GCCAGCCCTGCGACGGGTACCTGCAGGCTGACAGCCACACCCTGGGGCCACGGGACTACGAGGAGCACATGTACGTGAACACCCAGAGCCTGGACGCCtgggagcctgagctgctggctcaTGGGACAGCAGAGGAGAGCCCCAAAAAGGACCTCTTTGACATGA GGCCGTTTGAGGACGCCCTGAAGCTCCACGAGTGCATGGCAGGGGGGGCCAGCAGCCCCCCCATTGAGGACCAGTGGCCGAGCCCCCCCACACGCAAAGCCCCCATCGCCCCCAcggaggagcagctgaggagggagCCCTGGTACCACGGGAGGATGAGCAGGAGGGACGCCGAGAGGCTCCTGCAGATGGACGGGGACTTCCTGGTGCGGGACAGCCTCACCAACCCGGGGCAGTACGTGCTGACCGGAATGCACAGCGGGCAGCCCAAGCACCTCCTGCTGGTGGATCCCGAGGGAGtg gtgaggaCCAAGGACGTGCTGTTTGAGAGCATCAGCCACCTCATCAGCCACCACCGGCAGAACGAGCAGCCCATCGTGGCAGCAGAGAGCGAGCTGCACCTCCGCCAGGTTGTACAGAGGAAGCAGTGA
- the CDC34 gene encoding ubiquitin-conjugating enzyme E2 R1 isoform X1, which yields MGGKELLLLTAPLLSPLCVVRGSPMSLCSAHKAAWCRGSVPAGAQLALAEVPFPQTCQRLCDFHPSLLTSWCSHLLIAPSQARLRFPIDYPYSPPAFRFLTKMWHPNIYETGDVCISILHPPVDDPQSGELPSERWNPTQNVRTILLSVISLLNEPNTFSPANVDASVMYRKWKESKGKDREYTDIIRKQVLGTKVDAERDGVKVPTTLAEYCVKTKTPAPDEGSDLFYDDYYEDDEMEEEAESCYGDEDDSGNEES from the exons ATGGGgggcaaggagctgctgctgctcacagccccttTGCTCTCCCCACTCTGTGTGGTGAGAGGctcccccatgtccctgtgttcTGCCCACAAAGCTGCCTGGTGCAgaggctctgtcccagcaggtGCCCAGCTGGCCTTGGCAGAGGTTCCTTTTCCCCAGACCTGCCAGAGGCTCTGTGATTTCCATCCCTCCCTTCTCACAAGCTGGTGTTCACATCTCCTTATTGCTCCCTCGCAGGCTCGTCTCCGCTTTCCCATCGACTACCCCTACTCTCCTCCTGCCTTCAGGTTCCTAACCAAAATGTGGCACCCCAATATCTACGAG ACAGGTGATGTCTGCATCTCCATCCTGCACCCGCCCGTGGATGACCCTCAGAGTGGGGAGCTGCCCTCGGAGCGCTGGAACCCCACCCAGAACGTGCG AACCATTCTGCTGAGTGTGATCTCGCTGCTGAATGAGCCCAACACGTTTTCCCCAGCCAACGTGGATGCCTCGGTGATGTACCGCAAGTGGAAGGAGAGCAAAGGGAAGGACCGGGAGTACACAGACATCATCAG GAAGCAGGTGCTGGGCACCAAGGTGGATGCTGAGCGGGATGGAGTGAAGGTCCCCACCACGCTGGCTGAGTACTGTGTGAAGACCAAGACTCCAGCCCCAGATGAGGGCTCAGACCTCTTTTACGATGACTATTATGAGGATGATGAGatggaggaggaagcagagagcTGTTACGGTGATGAGGATGACTCCGGCAATGAGGAATCTTGA